One region of uncultured Methanolobus sp. genomic DNA includes:
- a CDS encoding PGF-pre-PGF domain-containing protein, with protein sequence MKTHQIIISALFVCMLLSCTGIVSAATYSGGSGTSESPYLLSNDSDIDTLSTTSADWGSYFQLTQNITLVGNHTPIGNLSTQFTGNFDGNGYAVSNLTVYETTNYAGFFGCAGSGANIHDLGVEASSDGVYSNNNAGVLVGRNYGTVSSSYATGDVILGNGEASDAGGLVGMNYGAVNSSYATGNVTGGSSDGGLVGYNNGGSVNNSYATGNVTCYDWAGGLVGCNNGGTMSNSFATGNVSGSGTDLGGLVGKDLEGNVSNCYYSGSPTDTNGGISSSYDNFTSFTFVSGVSGLNWNGSGDVITTEYNSSFIWIIDDGSSLPYFQYQYVPPYSGGSGTVEDPYILSTNSDIDELSSTPENWGMNFTLTQDIVLVGNHTPIGNLSTQFTGNFNGSGYAIMNLTVYQTTDRVGFFGYAGSTSNIHDLGIETSSEGVVSTGNNVGALVGVTVGIVNNCYAIGNVGGASYVGGLAGYGDGPISNSYTAVDVIGSSDNIGGLVGRNNGLSGNVVNCYTTGNVTGNSNIGCIVGFNGGLITNSFATGTASGSGSNICGLIGSNLGTSTNNWYSSSPSDSSGTSSSFVNFTNYTFISGSSGLYWNENGNNITTADDSGYAWKIISGYTLPYFQYQDTPAPLAPYVETISTSSGVNNTDSSTSFWINLTGCSFNITDTVFVNLTMTGQTPLSGTIDSRTYTTINTTFDLTQAIAGDWSLYVINPDGQTSTAKAFTVQSMLSPESFTNTTGNFWVNHSWNAGTGIVTDSYNVSYEESWLNGTTSSFNHTGLSAHGWSNITVYAYNATYSRLSGGVSDNIQVPNNNISILNATNISTSEGETINFDINFTDADGDTATFGCNQSSLFDDFNTSTGEGSWDIGFSDAGTYYVKFNVSDGYGSIDSQVMTITVADTPTIYVGSGSDCDFTTIQAAVNAANSGNTIIVTDGAYNENVDVNKSVTLRSENGSATTNVNASDSSEHALNVTANNVTIEGFNVTGVTNFEMAGIYLGYSNDSIVRNNVVNNNSFGIVLDHSENNTLSSNIANNNSYYGIYLSSSSHNALDDNDIYNNYYGIRLSSSSDHNTLTDNTAMNNTRYGMYFGSSDNNTLTSNDANYNGRYGIYLSSSNNNTLTDNVASYNTYTYIEPASMSVGSIVEPMDISGGPATGIFIGYSAYNILNGNTANYNEGSNGVLMASNSNAVSPNGELGSAYSCGFSLYNSENITLTGNTAIGNDDYEFYSRSSTNCTIDNLEIDTGSMELSFVPIYETAIRSNETISTGPSGKSNVNGYLDIGLLEDMNMTIFYDDSGMSSSIESSVTLYKLNGNEWVAVPNATLNTSGNFVSVNLDSGVSVDIASIADYTSTYGLFKSVPSSNSGSDDDGVRASVSQGQNPAIVSNSASSVKRVTGGSEVNYDFSDSGTPVLGVSFDAKDDKGLVVSKVQVLSSTPEGVPASSGHSYQMMSIDVGSEGTISSDSAENVMIHFKVSKQWIEENDIDISTIRMTRYHGEQWNDLPTSRESEDDEYYYFYAETPGFSVFNVVGDEIGETSEQDTASASIVEEESEPVEEEETSGIPGFTAIAGVVFVLLSVILRRK encoded by the coding sequence ATGAAGACACATCAAATTATTATTTCAGCTTTATTCGTTTGCATGTTATTATCATGCACAGGTATAGTTTCAGCAGCAACATACTCAGGCGGAAGTGGTACGAGTGAAAGTCCGTATCTGCTTTCAAATGACAGCGATATTGACACACTGTCAACAACTTCTGCCGACTGGGGCAGTTACTTCCAGTTGACGCAGAATATCACACTTGTAGGCAACCACACCCCAATTGGCAATCTTAGCACTCAGTTCACAGGTAATTTTGACGGAAACGGATATGCAGTGAGCAACCTGACTGTTTATGAAACCACTAATTATGCCGGATTCTTTGGATGTGCTGGTTCCGGTGCTAACATCCATGATCTTGGAGTGGAGGCAAGCTCAGATGGTGTTTATTCAAACAATAATGCTGGTGTTCTGGTCGGTCGCAATTACGGTACTGTAAGTAGCAGTTATGCTACTGGCGATGTGATTTTAGGAAATGGTGAGGCTTCTGATGCTGGTGGTCTTGTCGGAATGAATTATGGTGCTGTAAATAGCAGTTATGCTACTGGCAATGTCACCGGTGGATCTAGTGACGGTGGTCTTGTTGGGTATAATAATGGCGGCAGTGTAAACAACAGTTATGCTACTGGCAATGTCACATGTTATGATTGGGCCGGCGGTCTGGTTGGGTGTAATAACGGCGGCACTATGAGCAATAGCTTTGCCACTGGTAATGTCTCTGGTTCTGGCACTGATCTTGGTGGCCTGGTCGGAAAAGATCTCGAAGGCAATGTAAGCAATTGTTATTATTCCGGTAGTCCGACTGATACAAATGGTGGTATTTCTTCTTCCTATGACAACTTCACCAGTTTTACCTTTGTTTCAGGAGTATCCGGTCTTAACTGGAATGGAAGTGGGGATGTAATCACAACAGAATACAATTCCAGTTTTATATGGATAATAGATGATGGTTCCAGCCTTCCGTATTTCCAGTATCAGTACGTTCCTCCTTACTCTGGCGGCAGCGGTACAGTCGAAGACCCTTACATACTCTCAACTAACAGTGACATTGACGAACTTTCATCTACTCCTGAAAATTGGGGCATGAACTTCACACTAACGCAGGATATCGTACTTGTGGGTAATCATACTCCGATTGGTAATTTAAGTACCCAGTTCACAGGTAACTTTAATGGAAGCGGATATGCAATAATGAACCTGACCGTTTATCAGACCACTGATCGTGTTGGATTCTTTGGATATGCAGGTTCCACTTCTAACATCCATGATCTTGGAATTGAGACAAGCTCAGAAGGTGTTGTTTCAACAGGAAACAATGTTGGAGCTCTTGTCGGAGTAACTGTGGGTATTGTAAACAACTGTTATGCCATCGGTAATGTTGGTGGTGCTTCTTATGTTGGTGGTCTGGCAGGTTATGGCGATGGTCCGATTAGTAATAGTTACACTGCAGTTGATGTAATTGGCAGTAGTGATAATATTGGTGGTCTTGTCGGAAGGAATAATGGCTTAAGCGGCAATGTGGTCAACTGTTATACTACCGGTAATGTCACAGGAAATAGCAACATCGGCTGTATTGTCGGGTTTAATGGCGGACTTATCACTAACAGTTTTGCCACCGGTACTGCAAGTGGCAGTGGTTCTAACATTTGCGGTCTTATAGGTTCTAACCTGGGTACATCGACCAATAACTGGTATTCCAGCAGTCCGTCTGATAGCTCTGGTACATCTTCATCCTTTGTCAATTTCACCAATTACACATTCATTTCAGGAAGCTCCGGTCTTTACTGGAATGAAAATGGTAATAACATCACAACAGCCGATGATTCTGGCTATGCATGGAAAATAATAAGCGGATATACTCTTCCATACTTCCAGTACCAGGACACTCCTGCTCCTCTTGCTCCATACGTTGAAACAATATCCACAAGCAGTGGAGTAAACAACACAGACAGCAGTACATCATTCTGGATAAATTTAACAGGCTGTAGCTTTAACATCACAGATACAGTATTTGTGAACCTGACAATGACTGGTCAAACACCACTCAGCGGAACAATTGACAGCCGTACCTATACCACCATCAACACCACATTTGATCTGACACAAGCTATTGCAGGTGATTGGTCACTATATGTCATCAACCCTGACGGGCAGACCTCAACAGCAAAGGCATTTACAGTTCAATCCATGCTATCTCCGGAAAGTTTCACAAACACAACAGGTAATTTCTGGGTGAACCATAGCTGGAATGCAGGCACTGGAATTGTGACTGATTCCTATAATGTGAGTTATGAGGAAAGCTGGCTGAATGGAACAACAAGCAGTTTCAATCATACAGGACTCTCTGCCCACGGCTGGTCCAACATAACAGTCTATGCATATAATGCCACATATTCCAGACTTTCAGGTGGGGTCAGTGACAATATCCAAGTTCCAAACAACAATATCAGTATTCTCAATGCAACAAACATCTCAACCAGTGAAGGAGAAACTATCAACTTTGATATCAACTTCACAGATGCAGACGGTGACACAGCAACATTTGGCTGCAACCAGAGTTCCCTTTTCGATGACTTTAACACAAGTACCGGCGAAGGTTCATGGGACATTGGTTTCAGTGATGCAGGAACCTACTATGTTAAATTTAACGTAAGTGACGGTTATGGTTCAATAGACTCTCAGGTAATGACAATCACCGTGGCAGACACACCAACCATCTATGTTGGAAGCGGTTCTGACTGTGACTTTACAACGATTCAGGCTGCAGTGAATGCTGCAAACTCTGGAAATACAATCATTGTAACTGATGGAGCTTACAATGAGAATGTAGACGTTAACAAGAGTGTTACACTTCGTTCAGAGAACGGTTCAGCAACTACTAATGTAAATGCAAGTGATTCATCAGAACACGCACTTAATGTAACAGCAAACAATGTGACAATAGAAGGTTTCAATGTAACCGGCGTAACTAACTTTGAAATGGCCGGTATTTACCTTGGTTATTCAAATGACAGCATCGTAAGAAATAATGTTGTTAATAACAATAGCTTCGGTATTGTTCTTGATCATTCAGAAAATAATACACTGAGTAGCAACATTGCTAATAACAATAGTTACTATGGTATCTATTTGTCTTCTTCAAGCCACAACGCATTGGATGACAACGATATTTACAATAATTACTATGGAATTCGTCTGTCATCCTCAAGCGACCACAATACGCTGACAGATAATACTGCAATGAACAATACCCGATATGGAATGTATTTTGGTTCATCAGACAACAATACACTTACATCCAATGATGCAAACTATAACGGCCGATACGGAATTTATCTGAGTTCATCAAACAATAATACTCTGACAGACAATGTTGCCAGTTACAACACCTATACTTATATTGAACCAGCTTCAATGTCTGTTGGTTCTATTGTAGAACCGATGGATATTTCAGGTGGACCAGCCACAGGTATCTTTATTGGTTACTCTGCTTACAACATTCTGAATGGCAATACCGCCAATTATAATGAAGGCAGTAACGGGGTTCTGATGGCATCTAATTCCAATGCAGTATCTCCAAATGGTGAGTTGGGCTCAGCTTATTCCTGTGGATTCTCCCTCTATAACTCAGAGAATATCACCCTTACAGGTAACACTGCAATAGGAAATGATGACTATGAATTCTATTCCAGATCATCTACAAATTGTACAATTGATAATCTGGAGATAGATACAGGTTCCATGGAACTTTCATTTGTACCGATTTATGAAACTGCAATAAGAAGCAACGAAACAATCTCTACCGGTCCTTCTGGTAAATCAAATGTAAATGGCTACCTGGATATTGGTCTCCTTGAAGATATGAATATGACTATCTTCTATGACGATTCAGGTATGAGCAGTTCTATTGAGTCATCAGTAACTCTGTACAAACTGAATGGAAATGAGTGGGTTGCTGTTCCAAATGCAACACTTAATACATCTGGTAATTTTGTATCTGTAAATCTTGATTCCGGTGTTAGTGTAGACATAGCGTCAATAGCGGATTACACAAGTACCTACGGACTCTTCAAGAGTGTTCCAAGTTCCAACAGTGGTTCAGATGATGATGGGGTTCGTGCGTCGGTCAGCCAGGGTCAGAACCCTGCAATAGTTTCAAACTCTGCATCTTCTGTAAAGCGTGTCACAGGAGGTTCAGAAGTTAATTATGACTTCTCTGATAGCGGCACACCTGTTCTGGGTGTAAGTTTTGATGCAAAGGATGACAAAGGTCTGGTAGTTTCCAAAGTGCAGGTACTTTCCAGTACTCCTGAAGGAGTTCCAGCTTCTTCCGGTCATTCTTACCAAATGATGAGCATTGATGTTGGAAGTGAAGGAACTATCTCTTCAGATAGTGCTGAGAATGTCATGATTCATTTCAAGGTAAGTAAACAGTGGATAGAAGAGAACGACATCGATATTTCTACAATCCGCATGACAAGGTATCATGGTGAACAGTGGAACGACCTTCCAACATCTCGGGAAAGTGAAGATGATGAATACTACTATTTCTATGCTGAAACACCGGGATTCTCTGTTTTCAATGTTGTCGGAGATGAGATTGGTGAAACATCTGAGCAGGATACTGCATCTGCATCAATAGTTGAAGAAGAATCAGAACCTGTTGAGGAAGAGGAAACATCTGGCATTCCCGGATTTACTGCAATTGCAGGTGTTGTGTTTGTTTTACTTTCTGTTATTTTGAGAAGAAAATAA
- a CDS encoding right-handed parallel beta-helix repeat-containing protein: MIHRNKIYRDIIFAFIISMTMMVILAPMNALAVGDPTYYVHYNGNGNTGGSAPSTQSFTSGGVTISDLGTLVRTGYSFAGWNTASGGSGTAYSAGSTYSTLADVTLYAQWTLLPYSGGSGTIADPYQLSSDSDIDELSATSTDWGKNFTLTNDITLVGNHTPIGNLTIRFTGDFDGSGYSITNLTVYQTTDYAGFFGRTYPGANIHDLGIETSSDGVVSTGNYVAGLVGELNTGGTVSNCSFSGTVTGGTGSYVGGLIGDINGVSNISDCFATGTVTSDADYVGGLAGDLCEGNADSCYATVTVTSSSSGGYAYAGGLFGENDGGSVNNCYATGDVSCSGTGIAVGGLLGRNVGNTSNCYATGNVSGNNMVGSLIGYNGYEMTGNVTNSFATGTASTTASGSDIGGLIGYNTANWDNCYYSGSPDNSIGNSSSYDNFTSFSFVSGASGLNWNVGGTQDVITTVYNSDFIWRINDGSSLPYFQNPATIYVGSSGCDYTTIQAAVSAVSNGDTIIVTDGTYTENVEVTKEVTIRSQNGAASTVMQASYDTDHVFYVTANNVTINGFNITGASSSSYAGIRLSTVEGCTIANNTATGNYYGIYLHYSDNNTLTNNTVTNSSNAGAIYTWQSNNNTLSYNTVSENPDEGIYLLYSDNNVLSYNTVDNNEKGIYLTSTSSYNTVSYNTANRNARGLYLSSSANNNTLMNNTITNSTDCSIYMDSSSHNLFADNTLYNSSAYGFYSSYSNTYNTLINNTIIDGCSSAGIYLHSSSNSNILTGNTVNCDDYAIRLSSSSNNSLTGNNIINSTFGVLLSASSNSTLISNTASNNTEYGIYVYSSNNCTLNNNTVNNNTYRGIWLESSNYNTLNNNTLNNNNQYGIYATYSDYNTLTNNNISDNSNGLLFFYSDYNELANNTLLDNINGFNIQNSVNCTLANDFVNNSSTDIRMMSAPNNSVVSLLVNDRLAELTFMSNDSSTLVSWSSELEYPRPTGKTGVNGDYWIASPNNMAAEFSYNDTDMNSSTEADIDLYVLPTSGSEWVEVTGSSLDTDNNSVSATLTISGHYALVISDGSSSGGDESSGDGSSGSTTTTSSSSSSSSRASVSPGQDSSIVTSTVTSVKRIISGSGINYDFSDSVTPVTEVSFEAKNDEGLVVAKVQLLSESPEGVPSSSGNSYKVMSIDVGSEGTISSDTADNIQIQFKVSKQWIEENNIDVSTIRMSRYHDDQWNDLPTYQEREEEGYIYFYAETPGFSIFEVVGDEITASSEQVPASSSITEEVEEPVEEEETSSTPGFTALAGIVFVSLAFLVSRRQKFE, encoded by the coding sequence ATGATACACAGAAATAAAATTTACAGGGATATTATTTTTGCTTTTATTATAAGCATGACCATGATGGTAATATTAGCGCCTATGAATGCTCTTGCGGTTGGTGACCCCACCTATTATGTCCACTACAATGGCAATGGTAATACAGGCGGATCAGCACCATCTACACAATCTTTCACAAGTGGAGGAGTCACTATAAGTGACCTGGGCACTCTTGTGCGAACTGGCTACTCATTTGCAGGATGGAACACCGCATCAGGTGGCAGCGGGACTGCTTATTCTGCAGGTTCCACGTATTCTACACTTGCTGATGTGACTCTCTATGCTCAATGGACCTTATTACCTTATTCCGGCGGTAGCGGTACGATTGCTGATCCATATCAGCTTTCGTCAGATAGTGATATTGACGAACTTTCAGCAACATCTACTGACTGGGGAAAGAACTTCACACTAACAAATGACATCACACTTGTGGGCAACCACACTCCAATTGGTAATTTAACCATCAGGTTCACAGGTGATTTTGATGGAAGTGGATATTCAATAACTAACCTGACCGTTTATCAGACCACAGACTATGCCGGATTCTTTGGTCGTACCTATCCAGGTGCTAATATCCACGACCTTGGAATAGAAACAAGCTCAGATGGTGTTGTTTCAACAGGTAATTATGTCGCAGGTCTTGTCGGTGAACTTAATACTGGTGGTACTGTTAGCAACTGTTCTTTCAGTGGCACTGTTACCGGAGGCACTGGTTCTTATGTCGGCGGTCTTATCGGCGATATAAATGGTGTTAGTAATATTAGTGATTGTTTTGCTACAGGTACTGTCACCAGTGATGCTGATTATGTCGGCGGTCTTGCTGGTGATCTATGCGAGGGTAATGCAGACAGTTGTTATGCCACTGTCACTGTTACTAGTAGTAGTAGTGGTGGTTATGCCTATGCTGGGGGCCTTTTCGGAGAGAATGACGGAGGCTCTGTTAACAATTGTTATGCAACCGGTGATGTCTCCTGTTCAGGTACTGGTATTGCTGTCGGTGGCCTTTTAGGGAGAAATGTCGGAAATACTAGCAACTGTTATGCCACCGGTAATGTTTCAGGTAATAATATGGTCGGTAGTCTTATCGGGTATAACGGTTACGAGATGACAGGCAATGTGACCAACAGTTTCGCTACTGGAACAGCTAGCACTACTGCTTCTGGCTCAGATATAGGCGGTCTTATCGGGTATAATACTGCAAATTGGGACAACTGCTATTATTCCGGAAGTCCGGATAACAGTATAGGTAATTCCAGTTCCTATGACAACTTTACCAGTTTCTCCTTCGTTTCAGGAGCTTCAGGTCTTAACTGGAATGTCGGCGGTACACAGGATGTAATCACAACAGTATACAATTCCGATTTCATCTGGAGAATAAACGATGGTTCCAGTCTTCCATATTTCCAGAATCCTGCCACCATTTATGTTGGAAGCTCCGGATGCGACTATACAACAATTCAGGCGGCTGTGAGTGCTGTAAGTAACGGTGATACTATCATCGTAACCGATGGAACTTACACCGAGAATGTAGAGGTTACAAAAGAGGTTACAATCCGCTCTCAAAATGGAGCAGCAAGTACAGTGATGCAGGCAAGTTATGATACAGATCATGTATTTTATGTGACTGCCAATAATGTTACAATAAATGGTTTTAATATCACAGGTGCATCATCTTCAAGTTATGCGGGTATTCGCCTGTCTACTGTAGAGGGTTGTACTATTGCAAACAACACAGCAACTGGAAATTATTATGGTATTTACCTTCACTACTCGGACAATAATACACTGACAAACAATACTGTCACTAATAGTTCGAATGCCGGTGCAATTTACACCTGGCAATCAAACAACAATACTCTTTCATATAATACTGTCAGTGAAAATCCTGATGAAGGTATTTACCTTCTTTACTCAGATAACAATGTTCTTTCATACAACACTGTTGATAATAATGAGAAAGGTATTTATCTTACATCTACAAGCAGTTATAATACAGTCTCATACAATACTGCAAATAGAAATGCTCGGGGACTTTACCTATCTTCCTCAGCTAACAATAATACTTTGATGAACAACACTATCACTAATAGTACAGATTGTAGTATTTATATGGACAGTAGTAGTCACAATCTTTTTGCAGACAACACTCTTTACAACAGTTCTGCGTATGGTTTTTACAGTTCATATTCTAATACCTATAACACTCTGATAAATAATACTATAATTGATGGGTGCAGCTCTGCCGGTATTTACCTTCATTCATCTTCCAACTCCAACATACTAACAGGCAATACTGTCAATTGTGATGATTATGCCATTAGGCTGTCATCCTCAAGTAACAATTCCCTGACAGGTAATAATATTATTAACAGCACTTTCGGTGTTTTATTATCCGCATCAAGCAACAGTACCCTGATTAGTAACACTGCCAGCAATAATACTGAGTACGGTATCTATGTGTATTCAAGCAATAACTGTACCCTGAATAACAATACAGTAAACAATAATACTTATCGTGGTATTTGGCTTGAATCGTCTAATTATAATACTCTAAACAACAATACTCTGAACAACAATAATCAATATGGAATTTATGCGACATATTCTGATTATAATACTCTGACAAACAATAATATCAGTGACAATAGTAATGGTTTGCTATTTTTCTATTCGGATTACAATGAACTGGCAAACAATACTCTTCTTGACAATATAAATGGATTTAACATTCAGAACTCTGTCAATTGTACTCTGGCAAATGATTTTGTAAATAATTCATCTACCGATATAAGGATGATGTCAGCTCCAAATAATTCAGTTGTTTCGCTACTTGTCAATGATAGATTGGCAGAATTAACATTCATGTCAAACGATTCGAGTACCTTGGTGAGTTGGAGTTCTGAGTTGGAGTACCCAAGGCCTACAGGGAAAACCGGAGTCAATGGAGACTATTGGATAGCATCACCAAACAACATGGCTGCAGAGTTCTCTTATAATGACACTGATATGAATTCATCTACTGAGGCAGATATAGATTTATACGTACTGCCCACATCGGGTAGTGAATGGGTTGAAGTAACAGGATCAAGTCTTGACACGGACAACAATTCAGTCTCAGCAACTCTGACAATATCCGGTCACTATGCTTTGGTTATAAGTGATGGTTCTTCATCCGGTGGCGATGAATCATCAGGTGATGGTTCATCTGGCAGTACTACCACTACCAGCAGCAGTTCCTCATCAAGCTCCCGTGCATCAGTTAGTCCCGGACAGGATTCTTCAATAGTAACAAGCACTGTTACATCTGTAAAACGTATAATTTCAGGTTCAGGAATTAACTACGACTTCTCTGACAGTGTTACTCCAGTTACGGAAGTAAGCTTTGAAGCAAAGAATGATGAAGGTCTTGTAGTTGCCAAGGTTCAGCTACTTTCAGAATCACCTGAAGGAGTTCCATCTTCATCAGGTAATTCATACAAGGTGATGAGTATTGACGTTGGAAGTGAAGGTACTATTTCTTCAGATACTGCCGACAACATTCAGATACAATTCAAGGTAAGCAAGCAGTGGATAGAAGAGAATAACATTGATGTTTCCACCATCCGTATGAGTAGGTATCATGATGATCAGTGGAATGATCTTCCAACCTATCAGGAAAGGGAAGAAGAGGGATACATTTACTTCTATGCTGAAACACCGGGATTCTCAATATTTGAGGTTGTGGGAGATGAGATAACTGCAAGCTCTGAGCAGGTTCCTGCATCATCATCAATTACTGAAGAAGTCGAGGAACCGGTTGAGGAAGAAGAAACTTCTAGCACTCCAGGATTCACTGCTCTTGCAGGAATCGTGTTTGTTTCACTTGCTTTCCTTGTAAGCAGAAGACAGAAATTTGAATAA